One region of Caldanaerobius fijiensis DSM 17918 genomic DNA includes:
- a CDS encoding DUF2275 domain-containing protein: MCFDEGTLQAYIDNELDDNTHREVRSHIMQCPRCRSKLKELKEIDSFVSKAMYVPPINADTAWLMWSKKMMKRRGVFNMVKRYKKYIATAAAVVFIASSIIFPPVRDVEAHLLSLFRLNKFQAVTITPDDIQKMQMQFQQNGINNIDLKEFGDIKITGDQVFQTFQPDEVDKFKASLEYDISIPQVDNFKIQYLNIEKSRKIEFKLNVDKVNSLIKTFGGTKLFPESLKGKTFTVNLSDIANIGMKDAKGQDKNGSFLTMGTVKVPEITVPEGVDLNEVRDAVINLPFLPDNIKKQIAAIKDWKNTIPVPLANDKYNSSEAQNVTINGNPGILVVHRLKNQNYQYSTLAWVKGDVIYTLQSSNLQPDQLIQIAQSMR, encoded by the coding sequence ATGTGCTTCGACGAAGGAACACTTCAGGCCTATATAGACAATGAACTGGACGACAACACCCACAGAGAAGTGAGATCGCATATAATGCAATGCCCAAGATGCAGATCCAAGCTAAAGGAGTTAAAAGAAATCGACAGCTTTGTGAGCAAAGCCATGTACGTACCGCCCATAAACGCCGATACAGCATGGCTTATGTGGAGCAAAAAAATGATGAAAAGGAGAGGTGTGTTCAATATGGTAAAGAGGTATAAAAAATACATCGCAACGGCAGCGGCCGTTGTCTTTATCGCGTCATCCATCATCTTTCCCCCTGTGAGAGATGTGGAAGCCCACCTATTGAGCCTTTTCAGGCTCAACAAATTCCAGGCCGTCACCATAACCCCTGATGATATACAGAAGATGCAGATGCAATTTCAGCAAAACGGCATCAACAACATCGACCTCAAAGAATTTGGCGACATAAAAATCACCGGCGATCAAGTATTTCAAACGTTTCAACCTGACGAAGTGGATAAGTTTAAAGCATCTCTGGAGTACGATATAAGCATACCACAAGTAGATAATTTTAAAATTCAATATTTAAATATAGAGAAAAGCAGAAAAATAGAATTTAAGCTCAACGTAGATAAAGTCAACAGCCTGATAAAAACCTTTGGCGGAACCAAGCTGTTCCCTGAGAGTTTGAAAGGAAAGACGTTTACCGTAAACCTCAGCGATATAGCCAATATAGGTATGAAAGATGCAAAAGGTCAGGACAAAAACGGTTCTTTCCTCACCATGGGCACCGTAAAAGTTCCTGAAATCACCGTGCCCGAGGGCGTGGACCTCAATGAGGTAAGGGATGCCGTCATAAACCTGCCGTTTTTGCCCGACAATATCAAAAAACAGATAGCCGCAATAAAGGACTGGAAAAACACCATACCTGTGCCTCTTGCCAATGACAAATACAACAGCAGCGAAGCCCAAAACGTGACTATAAACGGCAATCCGGGCATCTTGGTGGTACACCGCCTCAAAAATCAGAATTACCAATACAGTACACTGGCATGGGTTAAAGGCGACGTAATATACACGCTTCAATCATCAAACCTGCAGCCAGACCAGCTCATTCAAATAGCCCAATCTATGAGGTGA
- a CDS encoding ABC transporter ATP-binding protein — protein MIIETYNLTKQFNGKGGFCDINLTVDSGQVFGFLGPNGAGKSTFVKTLVGLLYPTSGLAYILGKPLGDVTVREKIGFLPEGFKYHDWMTGKELMEFHAQLYKIKNPSKRIEELIELVKLKGHESKRIKNYSKGMQQRIGLAIALLPDPDVVFLDEPTSALDPVGRIEVREIIKGLKAMGKTVFLNSHLLSEVEMVCDEVAIINHGHIIAKGRLDELLKKTTRVEITAEGVSSDLVDKLSSMGDDFQIRGNTMVLTVKNRDDIPLISKIVVESGARLYELKNHTDSLEELFITLLGKDEQNADHH, from the coding sequence ATGATAATAGAGACGTACAACCTGACAAAGCAGTTCAACGGCAAAGGGGGTTTTTGTGATATAAACCTGACCGTGGACAGCGGTCAGGTATTTGGCTTCCTGGGACCCAACGGCGCAGGAAAAAGCACTTTTGTAAAGACACTGGTGGGGCTATTGTACCCCACCTCAGGTCTTGCTTACATTCTGGGAAAGCCATTAGGCGATGTAACTGTCAGAGAAAAAATCGGATTCCTGCCCGAGGGCTTCAAATACCACGACTGGATGACAGGTAAGGAGCTTATGGAATTTCACGCCCAGTTATATAAAATAAAAAACCCCAGCAAAAGGATTGAAGAGCTTATAGAACTGGTAAAACTAAAAGGGCACGAATCAAAAAGAATCAAGAATTACAGCAAGGGCATGCAACAGAGGATAGGCCTTGCCATAGCCCTTTTGCCTGACCCTGACGTCGTATTTCTGGATGAGCCTACCTCAGCACTAGACCCGGTAGGGCGCATAGAAGTGAGAGAGATTATAAAAGGGCTTAAAGCCATGGGCAAAACCGTATTTTTAAACAGCCACCTTTTAAGCGAAGTGGAGATGGTATGCGATGAAGTAGCTATTATAAACCACGGACACATTATAGCCAAGGGAAGACTTGACGAGCTCCTCAAGAAGACCACCAGGGTTGAGATAACAGCAGAAGGAGTATCTTCTGACCTGGTAGATAAACTGTCGTCCATGGGCGATGACTTTCAAATCCGCGGGAATACCATGGTACTTACAGTAAAGAACAGGGATGACATCCCCTTGATATCAAAAATAGTAGTTGAGTCAGGAGCCAGGCTCTACGAGCTTAAAAATCACACTGATTCCCTGGAAGAGCTATTTATAACCCTGCTAGGAAAGGATGAACAAAATGCTGACCATCATTAA